A region of the Litchfieldia alkalitelluris genome:
CTAAATGGCGCATTAGCAGGTCTTGTGGGTATTACTGCAGGCACTGCAGCAGTTTCATTTGTTGGTTCAATGATTATTGGTTTAATTGCAGGTATTATTCTTATTGAAGCAGTTTCATTCCTCGATAGAGGCTTAAAACTAGATGATCCAGTTGGCGCTATCGCCGTACACGGTGTTTGTGGAATTTGGGGTACCCTAGCAGTCGGCCTGTTCGCTACTAGTGGTGGGCTATTTTATGGTGGTGGAGCTACTCTATTAGGAGTGCAGGCTATCGGTGTTTTAGCAGTTATCGTTTGGACAGTTGCTACTGTTTCGTTATCAATCTTTATTATGATGAAAGTTACTCCAATCCGTGTATCACGTGAAGAAGAAATCTCAGGACTCGATTTTGCAGAGCATGGATCTTCGGCTTATGAGTTCCGAGATAGTATTCTTACCGAATCTCCTCCTTCTACCGGTTCAACAGAATTCGGAAATGGATTAATTAAAAGATTGGATAGCTTAAGCTCTAAAACTAACAATGTTTAGTTTCGCGAAATTTCGCGCTATTAATAAATAGGTTTCCTGTTTTAAAAATCACTTTTAATAAGTGTATAGAACTCTTCAATTCCCCTAAGAGTTTTTACTATACAAGTACTGCCTTGGACTCCAGTAAAAAGGTATGTACATCCCCCTGTATTCCAGTTACAGGGGCTTTTTTTTACAAAAGGCCTTTTTTTAAATGAACATGGTTTAGTTTAGGAAGGAAAGAGACGTTACTACACCTCATTCACAGTGAATTTAAAAGATGAAAAACAACCTTAGAAAAAACATATAGTCCATTTCAACACCATAAAAAAATGCTCGCCATTACCTAAAATTAAGATAAGTAGCAAGCATATTATATTACTATTAATCTACAATATTGATATTATACTCTTCAAACCACACATGGACTTGCGCTAAATAAGCTAAAAGCTGAGGACCCGTCATTAACTGCCCAAACCAAGGAACTTTAAAGGCTTCTCCATTCGTATCAACGATTTCTCTTAATTTTTTCGCATCAAAGAACTCATAAAGAGCAGAATTCTTATCATCTAGAATTCCATTTAGCCACTTTTTCACAGCCATTGTATAATGAGGATTGTGTGTTTTCGGATAGGGGCTCTTTTTACGGTATAAAACCTCATCTGGCAAAATACCTTCTAGCGCCCGTCTTAGTATCCCTTTTTCACGATTTCCGTGCATCTTCATCTCCCATGGAATATTCCATACATATTCAACAAGACGATGATCCGCAAACGGAACCCTTACCTCAAGACTTGCCCCCATACTCATTCTGTCCTTACGATCCAATAGAGTTGTCATAAACCAAATCATATTTAAATAGAATAGCTCTCGTCTTCTTGCATCTTCCTTACTCTCTCCTTCTAAAGCAGGTGTTTCCCTCACTGTCTCGTCAAAACGAGCTTGAACATATTCATTTAGTTTTAGTTTCTTACTCCATTTAGGCTGCAGTAGATTCATACGTTCTTCTGTAGATCTCATCCAAGGAAACGCAGATGACGCTAAATCCTCTGGGCGATGGAACCAAGGATACCCACCGAAGATCTCATCTGCACATTCACCCGAAAGTCCCACCACAAACTCTTGTTTTATTTCCTTACAGAACCACAAAAGAGATGAATCTACATCGGCCATTCCTGGTAAATCTCGAACTAAGACAGATTCATACAATTCATCCACTAACTGTTGCTGAGAAATTACACGGCTGTGATGAGTGGTTCCGAATGTTTCGGACATCTTTTTAATCCATGGTCCATCTGAATTAGGTTGAAACTCATTTGCCTCAAAGTACTTATCATTATCTTCATAATCAATTGAAAACGTATGAAGTGGACCTTTCCCTTCTTTCTCAAAAGCATTAGATGCAATGGCAGTTATTGCACTGGAATCGACACCACCTGAAAGAAACGTACATACAGGCACATCTGAAACGAGTTGCCGTGTCACAGCATCTGTAAATAAGTGACGTACTTTGTCAGTCGTTTCATCCAATGAATCTTCGTGCTTTGCACTTTTGACATTCCAATAACGCCAAATTTTTAAACCATTCTTATCGAAAGTTAAAGCATGTGCAGGTCTAAGCTCCTTTACACCTTTAAAGACTCCATGACCAGGTGATCTGGATGGTCCTAACCCAAATACCTCTGCCAGCCCATCAGACCCTATTTCAGTCTTTACCGATGGATGCGCTAAAATTGCTTTCAGCTCTGAAGCAAAGAGTAGTTGGCCATTTGTTTCTTTATAAAACAGTGGTTTTACCCCTAATCGGTCTCGGCCTATAAATAACTTTTGTTTCTCTTCATCCCAAACAGCAAAGGCAAATATTCCATTTAAGTAATCAACACATTGTTCTCCCCATTCAATGTAGGAGGTTAATAACACCTCTGTATCCGAATGTCCGTTGAATGTATAACCTCTTTTTAAAAGCTCTTTACGAATATCTTCTGTATTATATAACTCACCGTTATAACAAATGGTATATGTTTTATCTTCCTTTGATCGAGCCATCGGCTGCTTTCCGCCTTCTGGATCGACAACAACAAGACGTTTGTGGCCAAATGCGGCATGAGTAGTAAGCCATATGTTAGTATCATCAGGTCCGCGTTTTGATAGTGTTTCCGCCATTTTCGAAACTGTATTCTGTTCTTTTCTTAGGTCTGAACGAAAATCAATCCATCCTGTTATCCCACACATGTAAATTCACCCTTTCTACCGTTACTTTTAAAAGTAACGGCTAGCAAGCTGATTACATTGTATGCAAGTATAGCTTATACAATGAATTGTCCAATAAAATGCAAGCCCTTACAAGTTATAAATTAATACTTTTTTGGTTAAAAAGAAAATATAAGTCATGTTTTTAAGGCTCTTTTCTGAAACATCGTTGCAAATTAGATCTACTTTAAAATATGAAACACCTGTTTTAGTTTCGGAAGAAAAGACGCCACTTTACTGAGTACATAGTGACTTTAAGACCATTTAAAAGCAACAATATTTACGAAAACAGCCTTGAAAACTGAAATATAAGTAGTTCGAACTTTTTTACATATAAGATTGGAGGACTTTACTTGAATTTGCAGCATCGTTTACGCACAATGAGTGAGCAAAAACGCTCCTATACGTTAGGAACCGTAGAGTATATAAATGATCAATGGATATTTTTTGATGATGAAAACGAGGAAGCTTCATTATTAGATGAATTATATGATCGAGAGATTGAAATATATACGATGAATTCATGGCAAAGAGGTTTATTTACGAGTGATGGATTAGTTAAGCTTAATGATTACTTTTATAAAATACAGCACGGTGATTGCATTCGAGTTCCAAAGACTCTTCCCTATGCCTATAGTGAGCTATTAAATCAATTGCCCGATTCCATATTTCAGGAATACACCAAATTTTTAAATAAGCATGCAGTTTCGCTTTATGATTGTATTTATTGTCATAACGTTATGTTATATATTCCAGCTAACACACAGTATAAAGGAGTTAATTTCATTACTTATGACAATACAGATTCTATAGCAGCTGTTCATCATCACTTTGAAAGAGGTAAGACCAAGAAAGATCGGTTTGAATTGACCTTATCGAATGGTCGAAGATCTGTGTTTATTAGTCAATAAAAACGCATATAAAAAAGCTGTCATCTTTGACAGCTTTTTTAATATTACACAGGAAGAGAAAATCCTAGATAGATTGTTATAGCTAATGACACTAAAAGTAATACCCAAAACAGAGTCGTAGACTTTCCTTTTTTGCCTCGTACAAGAACCATTTCCACAAATCCGATAGACAAAATTCCAAAGACAATTTTGGCTATGTAAGAAAACGGAAGTGATGCTAGTCCCATTATTAATTGAATACCAGTGATTAAAATTAAAATGTAGAACACTCGTAAAACCATTTGTACGATTTTAGCACCTTTCTCTTTGCCACTTTTTTGTAAATATAAAGCTACAAAGAATAAAATTAGTGCTAGTGCCCAAGATGTAATATGTGCATGGGTCATTCTAAACTTCCTCCTCAAAATTTTCTAAACTACGCTTATCATAACATGTTTCGATAAAAAACGTAAAAATGATTCTTGTCCATCCTGCAACAAATATTTTTATCTTTTGCTTAATGAATGAATATACATCGATTGGACCACTCTAACACCATTATTAACTTTTTCAATTATAAAATTACAACAATAATGTATAAACATGTTTTAGAGCATACTCCTAGGTGGATTTAAGGAGTTGATTCAAAATCAACTGTAGGCTATTGTTAATAATATAACAATACATACTTATGTTTCAAAATGATAGGTAAAACAGTAACCGGAGGTCATTTATATGAATAAAACCGAAGAAATTATTTCTTTAACAGATCAATTTGGAGCAAAAAATTATCACCCACTTCCTATAGTAATCTCAAAAGCAGAGGGTGTTTGGGTAGAGGATCCAGAAGGAAATAAATATATGGACATGCTTAGTGCCTATTCTGCTGTAAATCAAGGGCACCGTCACCCTAAGATTATCCAAGCTTTAAAAGACCAAGCAGATAAGATTACATTAACATCACGTGCATTTCACAATGACCAATTGGGCCCATGGTACGAAAAAGTATCAAAGCTCACTAAAAAAGATATGGTCTTACCAATGAATACTGGTGCAGAAGCTGTAGAAACAGCTGTTAAGACAGCTCGCCGTTGGGCTTATGATGTGAAAGGCGTAGCAGATAATATGGCAGAAATTATTGTCTGTGAAGACAACTTTCACGGGAGAACAATGACTGCTGTTTCTATGTCTTCCAGTGAAGAATATAAGCGTGGTTTCGGGCCAATGCTTCCTGGAATCAAAGTTATTCCATACGGTGATATTGAGGCACTAAAAGCTGCGATTACACCAAACACTGCTGCCTTTATATTTGAACCTATTCAAGGAGAAGCAGGAATTAACATACCTAGAGAAGGATATTTAACTGAAGCATACAACTTATGTAAGCAAGAAAATGTTTTGTATATTGCCGATGAAATCCAAGCAGGACTAGGACGTTCTGGTAAAATGTTTGCTTGTGATTGGGAAAATATTGATCCAGATATGTTTATTTTAGGAAAAGCACTTGGAGGCGGAGTATTTCCAATCTCATGTGTAGCAGCAAACAAAGACGTATTAGGCGTATTTAATCCTGGATCGCATGGCTCAACATTCGGTGGAAATCCGCTTGCTTGTGCTGTTTCAATTGCTGCATTAGATGTATTAATTGATGAAAAATTAGCTGAGCGTTCTAATGAACTTGGAAACTATATGCAAGAAAAGCTTCGTGAAATTCCTAACCCAATCATCAAAGAAGTGAGAGGACGTGGCCTGTTTATCGGTGTTGAATTAACAGAAGCGGCTCGCCCATACTGCGAGAGATTAAAAGAAGTAGGACTTTTATGCAAAGAAACACATGAAACGGTTATACGTTTCGCCCCACCACTTGTGATTTCTAAAGAAGATCTAGACTGGGCCATTGATAAAGTAAAAGAAGTTTTATCATAAGAAAAGTGTTGATGCGCCCTCCTATCAGCGACAAGCGTATGACGAGCGCTGACTGAGATTTTTTCTTAAAGCCTAAACGAAGTGAGATTGTTCTATAAGTAACAGGGGTTCGTTAATTAAAAGACACAAGAAAAGGCGTATGCACTGACAAGCGCCTTTTCTTTATTTATCAAGGTTTCTACGAAAATCTAATTAACTTTGACTTAGCAATCGAAATTATTATTATGAAGGACAATATTTCACAATTCATAAGAGAGGGTCAAAACTGCTGTCATTTGTAGTGGTGCCGTTTTGAGTACCAACTTTATTGACCTTTATTATCTGGGTAATAAAAAACTACAGTCCCTGAATCTAGGACAGTAAGAGTTCGCTCTTATCGGTTAGGGGATCAAGCTAGGACTTTGATCTAAGAAATAAAGGAAGTAATTTCCCTTAATAGAAAATTGCACGGAAAATAAGCTGGAATAGAGGAAAAAATTCCCTTTATTACACTTAAAAACGTGAATATAATTAATTTTTCTATGTATAGGCGGAAAAACTCCCTCTATTTATCCCAAAACGAGTTCTAATCTGCAATTAACGG
Encoded here:
- the asnB gene encoding asparagine synthase (glutamine-hydrolyzing), whose protein sequence is MCGITGWIDFRSDLRKEQNTVSKMAETLSKRGPDDTNIWLTTHAAFGHKRLVVVDPEGGKQPMARSKEDKTYTICYNGELYNTEDIRKELLKRGYTFNGHSDTEVLLTSYIEWGEQCVDYLNGIFAFAVWDEEKQKLFIGRDRLGVKPLFYKETNGQLLFASELKAILAHPSVKTEIGSDGLAEVFGLGPSRSPGHGVFKGVKELRPAHALTFDKNGLKIWRYWNVKSAKHEDSLDETTDKVRHLFTDAVTRQLVSDVPVCTFLSGGVDSSAITAIASNAFEKEGKGPLHTFSIDYEDNDKYFEANEFQPNSDGPWIKKMSETFGTTHHSRVISQQQLVDELYESVLVRDLPGMADVDSSLLWFCKEIKQEFVVGLSGECADEIFGGYPWFHRPEDLASSAFPWMRSTEERMNLLQPKWSKKLKLNEYVQARFDETVRETPALEGESKEDARRRELFYLNMIWFMTTLLDRKDRMSMGASLEVRVPFADHRLVEYVWNIPWEMKMHGNREKGILRRALEGILPDEVLYRKKSPYPKTHNPHYTMAVKKWLNGILDDKNSALYEFFDAKKLREIVDTNGEAFKVPWFGQLMTGPQLLAYLAQVHVWFEEYNINIVD
- a CDS encoding DUF2777 domain-containing protein, whose product is MNLQHRLRTMSEQKRSYTLGTVEYINDQWIFFDDENEEASLLDELYDREIEIYTMNSWQRGLFTSDGLVKLNDYFYKIQHGDCIRVPKTLPYAYSELLNQLPDSIFQEYTKFLNKHAVSLYDCIYCHNVMLYIPANTQYKGVNFITYDNTDSIAAVHHHFERGKTKKDRFELTLSNGRRSVFISQ
- a CDS encoding YisL family protein; its protein translation is MTHAHITSWALALILFFVALYLQKSGKEKGAKIVQMVLRVFYILILITGIQLIMGLASLPFSYIAKIVFGILSIGFVEMVLVRGKKGKSTTLFWVLLLVSLAITIYLGFSLPV
- a CDS encoding ornithine--oxo-acid transaminase, whose protein sequence is MNKTEEIISLTDQFGAKNYHPLPIVISKAEGVWVEDPEGNKYMDMLSAYSAVNQGHRHPKIIQALKDQADKITLTSRAFHNDQLGPWYEKVSKLTKKDMVLPMNTGAEAVETAVKTARRWAYDVKGVADNMAEIIVCEDNFHGRTMTAVSMSSSEEYKRGFGPMLPGIKVIPYGDIEALKAAITPNTAAFIFEPIQGEAGINIPREGYLTEAYNLCKQENVLYIADEIQAGLGRSGKMFACDWENIDPDMFILGKALGGGVFPISCVAANKDVLGVFNPGSHGSTFGGNPLACAVSIAALDVLIDEKLAERSNELGNYMQEKLREIPNPIIKEVRGRGLFIGVELTEAARPYCERLKEVGLLCKETHETVIRFAPPLVISKEDLDWAIDKVKEVLS